From a region of the Zingiber officinale cultivar Zhangliang chromosome 4B, Zo_v1.1, whole genome shotgun sequence genome:
- the LOC121974770 gene encoding probable RNA-dependent RNA polymerase 1 gives MSSKTFRISGFPRCVTASEVTTFLEKYTFAESIVALKLRPSKNSRAFAIVQFSKNEDARDLILMIQQRKLYYNGSYLTLHNVEHDIIPKPRKSMFVLKNVKLYLGCPLSPERLSVLWSVEEVDVKFGFEMRKIDFYLSYGSCSYKLELAYDSIWEIQLHRSYSQRSQFLVFQVVAAPKLYKESSQNAQSIYGDPIYNYFKDVPDDQWVRTIDFSPSSSIGQSCALCLELPYRYDLPDIHKYFFHYKEVDSRYAVENGFSYSRNLDLVPIVEPPSGIEVSYEILFKINYMVQNGILIGQTLDREFYNLVCPCPSRPNAYIERALEMMSVMDYSCFAPAKWLIEQYAKFSRSKHINSPTISLDSDSGLVYVHRVQVTPSKVFFYGPEINVSNRVLRHYDGVVDDFLRISFVDEDREKMHSNHILARAVSVGSERRTALYWRILSILKNGITIGSKKFEFLAFSSSQLRDNSAWMFASSNMFCAGSIREWMGDFRRIRNVAKYAARLGQSFSSSTETLSVESHEFQLIPDIEQSGYVFSDGIGKISAEFAKKVAAKCRLKGSVPSAFQIRYAGYKGVVAVDPTSSVKLSLRKSMSKFESKNTKLDVLAYSKYQPCFLNRQLITLLSTLGIIDCIFEKKIEEAVYDLDIILTDPERALEAVQLMHPGETANMLRELLLCGYKPDAEPFVSMLLQAFRASRLLELRTKARIFVPKGRAMIGCLDESRSLKYGQVFVQVSCFENSRFHNNGLFFNREHPAVVLEGKIIVAKNPCLHPGDVRILEAVNVPHLHHMVDCVVFPQKGKRPHPNECSGSDLDGDIYFVSWDPVLMPARMAEPMEYAPAPTMELDHDVTIEEVMEYFTNYIVNDSLGIIANAHTVFADKSKLKAECHECLKLAKLFSIAVDFPKTGVPAEIPPTLQVKEYPDFMEKQDRVTYESKGIIGKLYRAIKEHKPDCVQIKTFTKQVAVQSYDADMEVDGFEEHLNDAFFFKGEYDFKLGNLMDHYGIKTEAEIISGNIMKMSKIFTKNRDAEAIGRAVKVLRKEARSWFKDKHSDHEHDENEENAKASAWYYVTYHHSYWGCYNEGLKRPHFLSFPWCVYDKLTQIKQKKIRQRKTASQLSLLQNRMRGLQIGLR, from the exons ATGAGTTCTAAGACTTTTAGGATTTCTGGGTTCCCTCGTTGTGTCACTGCCAGTGAGGTAACAACTTTTCTGGAGAAGTATACATTCGCTGAATCTATTGTTGCACTAAAGCTAAGACCATCAAAGAACTCAAGAGCATTTGCAATAGTCCAGTTCTCCAAAAATGAGGACGCTAGAGATTTAATTTTGATGATTCAGCAACGTAAACTATACTATAATGGTTCATACCTAACTCTTCACAATGTGGAGCATGACATTATACCAAAACCAAGGAAGTCAATGTTTGTTCTAAAAAACGTAAAGCTATATCTTGGCTGCCCACTTTCACCAGAAAGATTATCTGTTCTTTGGAGTGTGGAGGAAGTTGATGTTAAGTTTGGTTTTGAGATGAGGAAAATAGACTTTTATCTGTCCTATGGAAGTTGTTCATATAAACTTGAACTTGCTTATGACAGCATATGGGAAATCCAATTACATCGCTCATATTCTCAGCGTTCCCAATTTCTGGTGTTCCAG GTGGTAGCTGCTCCTAAACTTTATAAAGAATCATCACAAAATGCACAATCTATATATGGAGATCCTATTTATAATTATTTCAAGGATGTTCCAGATGATCAGTGGGTCAGAACAATAGATTTTTCTCCATCCAGTAGCATTGGACAATCTTGTGCATTGTGTTTAGAGCTACCTTACAGATATGATCTTCCTGATATTCACAAATACTTCTTTCATTATAAAGAAGTTGATAGTCGCTATGCTGTGGAGAATGGTTTTTCTTATTCGAGAAATTTGGATCTAGTCCCTATTGTAGAACCTCCCTCTGGCATTGAGGTTTCTTATGAGATTCTCTTCAAGATAAATTACATGGTTCAGAATGGGATTCTTATTGGACAAACACTTGATCGAGAATTCTACAATCTGGTATGTCCATGTCCTTCACGACCTAATGCATATATTGAACGAGCCTTGGAAATGATGTCTGTTATGGATTACTCCTGTTTTGCTCCTGCAAAGTGGTTAATTGAGCAATATGCAAAATTTTCCAGATCAAAGCACATAAATTCGCCAACAATTTCCTTAGATTCAGATTCTGGCTTGGTATATGTTCATAGGGTGCAGGTGACCCCTTCTAAAGTGTTCTTCTATGGACCTGAGATTAATGTGTCCAATCGTGTTTTACGCCATTATGATGGGGTAGTTGATGATTTCTTGAGAATTTCTTTTGTTGATGAGGATCGTGAAAAGATGCATTCAAATCATATATTAGCACGAGCTGTGTCTGTTGGTTCTGAAAGGCGTACTGCACTCTACTGGAGAATACTCTCAATACTGAAAAATGGTATCACTATTGGTAGTAAGAAGTTTGAATTTCTTGCATTCTCATCCAGTCAGCTAAGGGATAATTCTGCGTGGATGTTTGCCTCAAGCAATATGTTTTGTGCGGGTAGCATAAGAGAATGGATGGGTGATTTTAGAAGGATTAGAAATGTTGCTAAGTATGCTGCTAGACTTGGACAATCGTTCAGTTCCTCCACTGAAACTTTGTCAGTTGAGAGCCACGAATTCCAGCTTATTCCTGATATAGAACAGTCAGGTTATGTGTTCTCAGATGGTATTGGAAAAATATCTGCTGAATTTGCTAAGAAAGTGGCAGCTAAGTGTAGGTTGAAAGGTTCAGTTCCATCAGCCTTCCAAATTAGGTATGCTGGTTATAAAGGTGTTGTGGCTGTTGATCCAACATCATCAGTGAAGCTATCCTTGCGCAAAAGCATGTCCAAATTTGAGTCTAAGAACACAAAACTTGATGTCCTTGCATACAGCAAGTACCAACCATGTTTCCTCAATCGTCAATTGATTACTCTTCTTTCAACTTTAGGAATTATTGATTGTATCTTTGAAAAGAAAATTGAGGAAGCTGTCTATGATTTGGATATCATTTTAACTGACCCAGAAAGGGCACTGGAGGCTGTTCAACTTATGCATCCAGGTGAAACGGCCAACATGCTGAGAGAACTACTATTGTGTGGCTATAAGCCTGATGCTGAACCATTCGTTTCAATGCTTCTTCAGGCATTTAGGGCTTCAAGGCTACTGGAACTTAGAACTAAGGCAAGGATCTTTGTTCCAAAAGGAAGAGCAATGATTGGATGTTTAGATGAAAGTCGAAGTTTAAAATATGGGCAGGTCTTTGTTCAAGTTTCTTGCTTTGAAAACTCAAGGTTCCATAATAATGGTCTCTTCTTTAACAGAGAACATCCTGCTGTTGTACTAGAGGGAAAAATAATTGTAGCAAAAAATCCATGTCTTCATCCTGGTGATGTTCGTATCCTTGAAGCTGTCAATGTTCCCCATCTCCACCATATGGTTGATTGTGTTGTTTTTCCACAAAAAGGGAAAAG ACCCCATCCAAATGAGTGCTCAGGAAGTGACTTGGATGGAGATATCTACTTCGTTAGTTGGGACCCTGTACTCATGCCAGCACGAATGGCTGAACCTATGGAGTATGCCCCTGCACCAACTATGGAACTTGATCATGATGTTACAATTGAG GAGGTGATGGAGTATTTCACAAATTACATTGTCAATGACAGCTTGGGGATCATTGCCAATGCTCACACGGTCTTTGCTGACAAGTCAAAATTAAAGGCAGAGTGCCATGAATGCTTAAAGCTTGCAAAACTTTTCTCCATTGCTGTTGACTTTCCCAAGACTGGAGTTCCTGCTGAAATCCCTCCTACGCTGCAAGTTAAGGAGTATCCTGATTTCATGGAAAAGCAAGACAGAGTTACCTATGAATCAAAGGGAATAATTGGGAAGCTGTACAGGGCAATCAAAGAACACAAACCAGATTGTGTTCAGATAAAGACCTTCACCAAGCAGGTTGCTGTACAATCGTACGATGCTGACATGGAAGTTGATGGTTTTGAGGAGCACCTTAAtgatgctttcttcttcaagGGGGAATACGATTTCAAGCTGGGGAATCTCATGGACCACTATGGCATAAAGACTGAGGCTGAGATAATAAGTGGGAATATAATGAAAATGTCCAAGATCTTCACTAAGAACAGGGATGCCGAGGCGATTGGAAGAGCAGTTAAGGTACTAAGAAAAGAGGCCAGGTCATGGTTTAAGGATAAGCATAGTGATCACGAGCACGACGAAAATGAGGAAAATGCCAAAGCCTCAGCTTGGTACTATGTCACCTATCATCATAGTTACTGGGGATGCTACAATGAGGGTTTGAAGAGGCCACACTTCTTGAGTTTCCCATGGTGTGTCTATGATAAATTGACTCAAATCAAACAGAAGAAAATAAGGCAGAGGAAGACGGCATCTCAGCTATCCTTACTGCAGAATAGAATGCGCGGACTTCAGATTGGACTCAGATAA
- the LOC121974771 gene encoding DNA-3-methyladenine glycosylase-like isoform X1: MTRQAAAAATTDGDAPTARFKRTARRYRRTARVGKGRPPKSVEQPEAARMVGGFSPLSKPGAILHQNFFLIDSLELAPRLLGKFLRRDDVILQITEVEAYRPNDSACHGRFGITSRTAPVFGPGGHAYVYLCYGLHMMLNVVADKEGVGAAVLIRSCAPINGLETIQERRGQNTEKPVLLTGPGKVGQALGLTTAWSNHSLYSPGGLELLDGPLPEKILVGPRVGIEYALPEHATAPWRFAIAGTPWISAPKSTLRPT, encoded by the exons ATGACGAGGCAGGCTGCGGCTGCCGCGACGACCGACGGCGATGCTCCAACGGCCCGCTTCAAAAGAACCGCGCGGAGGTACCGTAGAACCGCTAGAGTCGGAAAGGGCAGACCTCCGAAATCCGTCGAGCAGCCCGAGGCGGCGCGCATGGTGGGTGGATTTTCCCCTCTTTCGAAGCCGGGCGCTATCTTGCACCAGAATTTCTTCCTAATCGATTCGCTCGAGCTAGCGCCTCGCTTGCTTGGCAAGTTCCTCCGCCGAGACGATGTCATTCTCCAGATCACCGAG GTGGAAGCATATAGGCCCAACGATTCGGCATGCCACGGTCGCTTTGGCATCACTTCGAGAACTGCTCCTGTA TTTGGACCAGGAGGGCATGCATATGTATATCTGTGCTATGGACTCCATATGATGCTCAATGTTGTTGCAGATAAGGAGGGAGTTGGTGCTGCAGTCTTGATTCGCTCATGTGCGCCTATTAATG GTCTGGAGACCATACAAGAACGTCGAGGCCAGAACACTGAGAAACCGGTCCTGTTAACAGGGCCTGGAAAG GTTGGTCAGGCACTAGGGTTAACCACTGCTTGGTCAAACCATTCCCTTTACAGCCCTG GAGGATTAGAATTATTAGATGGTCCTCTGCCTGAGAAGATACTGGTTGGACCTCGTGTGGGCATTGAGTATGCATTGCCTGAGCATGCTACTGCACCATGGAGGTTTGCTATTGCTGGTACTCCCTGGATAAGTGCTCCGAAAAGTACACTTCGTCCTACATAA
- the LOC121974771 gene encoding DNA-3-methyladenine glycosylase-like isoform X2 has translation MTRQAAAAATTDGDAPTARFKRTARRYRRTARVGKGRPPKSVEQPEAARMVGGFSPLSKPGAILHQNFFLIDSLELAPRLLGKFLRRDDVILQITEVEAYRPNDSACHGRFGITSRTAPVFGPGGHAYVYLCYGLHMMLNVVADKEGVGAAVLIRSCAPINGLETIQERRGQNTEKPVLLTGPGKKVVCNVREPCSLYLNIEQRLVRH, from the exons ATGACGAGGCAGGCTGCGGCTGCCGCGACGACCGACGGCGATGCTCCAACGGCCCGCTTCAAAAGAACCGCGCGGAGGTACCGTAGAACCGCTAGAGTCGGAAAGGGCAGACCTCCGAAATCCGTCGAGCAGCCCGAGGCGGCGCGCATGGTGGGTGGATTTTCCCCTCTTTCGAAGCCGGGCGCTATCTTGCACCAGAATTTCTTCCTAATCGATTCGCTCGAGCTAGCGCCTCGCTTGCTTGGCAAGTTCCTCCGCCGAGACGATGTCATTCTCCAGATCACCGAG GTGGAAGCATATAGGCCCAACGATTCGGCATGCCACGGTCGCTTTGGCATCACTTCGAGAACTGCTCCTGTA TTTGGACCAGGAGGGCATGCATATGTATATCTGTGCTATGGACTCCATATGATGCTCAATGTTGTTGCAGATAAGGAGGGAGTTGGTGCTGCAGTCTTGATTCGCTCATGTGCGCCTATTAATG GTCTGGAGACCATACAAGAACGTCGAGGCCAGAACACTGAGAAACCGGTCCTGTTAACAGGGCCTGGAAAG AAGGTCGTATGCAATGTCAGAGAACCCTGCAGTTTGTATTTAAATATTGAACAGAG GTTGGTCAGGCACTAG
- the LOC121974771 gene encoding DNA-3-methyladenine glycosylase-like isoform X3, with product MTRQAAAAATTDGDAPTARFKRTARRYRRTARVGKGRPPKSVEQPEAARMVGGFSPLSKPGAILHQNFFLIDSLELAPRLLGKFLRRDDVILQITEVEAYRPNDSACHGRFGITSRTAPVFGPGGHAYVYLCYGLHMMLNVVADKEGVGAAVLIRSCAPINGLETIQERRGQNTEKPVLLTGPGKFKKKISIFSRRSYAMSENPAVCI from the exons ATGACGAGGCAGGCTGCGGCTGCCGCGACGACCGACGGCGATGCTCCAACGGCCCGCTTCAAAAGAACCGCGCGGAGGTACCGTAGAACCGCTAGAGTCGGAAAGGGCAGACCTCCGAAATCCGTCGAGCAGCCCGAGGCGGCGCGCATGGTGGGTGGATTTTCCCCTCTTTCGAAGCCGGGCGCTATCTTGCACCAGAATTTCTTCCTAATCGATTCGCTCGAGCTAGCGCCTCGCTTGCTTGGCAAGTTCCTCCGCCGAGACGATGTCATTCTCCAGATCACCGAG GTGGAAGCATATAGGCCCAACGATTCGGCATGCCACGGTCGCTTTGGCATCACTTCGAGAACTGCTCCTGTA TTTGGACCAGGAGGGCATGCATATGTATATCTGTGCTATGGACTCCATATGATGCTCAATGTTGTTGCAGATAAGGAGGGAGTTGGTGCTGCAGTCTTGATTCGCTCATGTGCGCCTATTAATG GTCTGGAGACCATACAAGAACGTCGAGGCCAGAACACTGAGAAACCGGTCCTGTTAACAGGGCCTGGAAAG tttaaaaagaaaatttccaTATTCTCCAGAAGGTCGTATGCAATGTCAGAGAACCCTGCAGTTTGTATTTAA